The following are encoded together in the Gordonia insulae genome:
- a CDS encoding Lrp/AsnC family transcriptional regulator, with product MRGLDDLDEKVLACLTRDARATYAQVGDEVGLSAPAVKRRVDRLLDEGVIKGFTAVIDPYAMQWTTEAYVQVSCRGNILPEALKEAWEPIPEVVSAATITGTADAILRVRARDVRHLEQALERIRSAGPVDHSESIIVLSQLIDRGHP from the coding sequence TTGCGCGGACTCGATGACTTGGACGAAAAGGTACTCGCCTGCCTGACGCGAGACGCTCGCGCCACGTACGCACAGGTGGGTGACGAGGTGGGCCTGTCGGCCCCGGCCGTCAAGCGTCGAGTGGACCGGCTGCTCGACGAAGGCGTCATCAAGGGGTTCACCGCCGTCATCGACCCGTACGCGATGCAGTGGACGACGGAGGCCTATGTGCAGGTGTCCTGTCGCGGCAACATCCTGCCCGAGGCGCTGAAGGAGGCCTGGGAGCCGATCCCCGAAGTGGTCAGCGCGGCCACCATCACCGGTACGGCGGACGCGATCCTGCGGGTGCGGGCTCGCGACGTCCGGCATCTCGAACAGGCGCTCGAGCGTATTCGCAGCGCCGGCCCGGTCGACCATTCGGAGTCGATCATCGTGCTCAGCCAGCTCATCGATCGTGGCCACCCGTGA